A region from the Fusarium graminearum PH-1 chromosome 4, whole genome shotgun sequence genome encodes:
- a CDS encoding peptidyl-prolyl cis-trans isomerase ssp-1, whose product MADTGLPPGWEVRHSNSKNLPYYFNSAEKLSRWEPPSGTDTEKLKHYMATNHSAGSRPGAVPGVPEGKIRAAHLLVKHRDSRRPSSWREAEITRTKEEAFEIIKEHEQKIKSGSVSLGELALTESDCSSARKRGDLGYFGRGDMQKEFEDASFGLSPGQMSEIVETASGLHLIERLE is encoded by the exons ATG GCTGACACCGGTCTTCCTCCTGGCTGGGAGGTCCGAcactccaactccaagaacctCCCCTACTACTTCAACTCGGCCGAGAAGCTGTCGCGATGGGAACCCCCCTCCGGCACCGACACCGAAAAGCTCAAGCACTACATGGCCACCAACCACAGCGCTGGTTCGCGTCCCGGTGCCGTTCCCGGTGTCCCCGAGGGCAAGATCCGAGCTGCccatcttctcgtcaagcaTCGCGACAGCCGACGACCCAGCAGCTGGAGAGAG GCAGAGATCACTCgcaccaaggaagaggctttcgagatcatcaaggagcACGAGCAAAAGATCAAATCGGGAAGCGTCAGCCTTGGCGAGCTTGCTCTCACCGAGTCCGACTGCTCATCTGCTCGCAAGCGAGGAGATTTGGGATACTTTGGCAGAGGTGATATGCAGAAGGAGTTTGAAGATGCCTCCTTTGGTCTTTCGCCAGGCCAGATGAGCGAGATTGTCGAGACAGCCAGTGGTCTGCACTTGATTGAGCG TTTGGAATAA
- a CDS encoding 50S ribosomal protein L14, giving the protein MIQLKTMLNCIDNSGAALVECVLVVGQKRHARIGDRVVVVVQEQRGSSSGGMAGMSAANKVKRGDIRHAVVVRTRYPTQRPDGSIVKFDDNACVLLNKAGDPVGSRINGAVGAELKRKKWSKILSMAPMQA; this is encoded by the exons ATGATTCAATTAAAG ACAATGCTTAACTGCATCGACAACTCGGGCGCTGCCCTTGTTGAATGCGTCTTGGTCGTTGGCCAAAAGCGACATGCCCGAATCG GTGACCGtgtcgttgttgtcgtcCAGGAGCAGCGTGGTAGCTCCTCCGGTGGCATGGCCGGTATGTCTGCcgccaacaaggtcaagcgaGGTGACATTCGTCACGCCGTCGTCGTCCGAACCCGATACCCTACACAGCGCCCCGACGGATCAATCGTCAAGTTTGACGACAACGCCTGTGTTTTGTTGAACAAGGCTGGTGACCCCGTCGGTTCACGTATCAACGGCGCTGTTGGCGCTGAGCTGAAGCGCAAGAAGTGGAGCAAGATCTTGTCAATGGCTCCCATGCAGGCATAA
- a CDS encoding anthranilate synthase component 1 codes for MKLEMLTTRNGHLLLNPRFFPATAEYSFLLESATGSTETVGRYSFIGANPRKVLATGDGYQHSGDPLKTLEAELSHDRVLDIPSLRLPALSGGAVGYVSYDCIKYFEPKTERPLKDNLKIPEALFMLFDTIVALDHFRSTLTIVTHMKLPKNPSDDIQPAYDEACETLKKTLDIIFQPETPLPKQTLSAQSESDQQFSSNVGRKGYETFVTELKKYIVKGDIIQAVPSQRFRRSTQLHPFNIYRTLRTLNPSPYVFFLSCADFHIVGASPECLMKTDGYAPLPSDSRFGYSAAEARSRPRIVNHAIAGTIHRGKNAAEDDRLAAELLASKKDRAEHVMLVDLARNDVNRVCHPTTVKVDRLMRIDRFSHVQHITSEVSGVLRPECTRWDALRSIFPAGTVSGAPKIRAMELIYDLEQEKRGIYAGAAGWFGYDIVRVDDSSEQQDKIFVDEGPMDTCIAIRTMLVKDGVAYMQAGGGIVYDSDPTDEWMETMNKLSANLRCVELSERYFGDGVSTKTVEEIIAIERKKGEEEIKAAEQ; via the exons ATGAAGCTCGAAATGCTTACAACCAGGAATGGACACCTTCTACTCAACCCACGCTTCTTCCC CGCAACTGCCGAATACTCATTCCTTCTCGAGAGTGCCACAGGTAGCACAGAAACAGTCGGAAGATACAGTTTTATCGGTGCCA ACCCTCGAAAGGTGCTGGCTACCGGCGATGGCTACCAACACTCTGGCGACCCCCTCAAGACCCTCGAGGCCGAGCTCTCTCACGACCGTGTTCTTGATATCCCCTCGCTAAGACTACCCGCGCTATCCGGAGGTGCCGTTGGCTATGTTTCCTATGACTGCATCAAGTACTTTGAGCCCAAGACGGAACGACCGCTAAaggacaacctcaagatTCCCGAGGCTTTGTTCATGCTCTTCGACACCATTGTCGCTCTCGATCACTTCCGCTCGACATTGACTATCGTTACGCACATGAAACTACCAAAGAACCCATCGGACGATATTCAGCCCGCCTACGATGAGGCCTGTGAGACCCTCAAAAAGACTCTCGACATTATTTTCCAGCCCGAGACACCCCTGCCCAAGCAAACACTTAGCGCGCAGTCCGAGTCTGATCAGCAGTTTTCCTCAAACGTCGGTCGTAAGGGTTACGAGACTTTTGTTACAGAGCTCAAGAAGTACATTGTCAAGGGTGACATTATCCAGGCCGTGCCCTCGCAAAGATTCCGCCGCAGCACACAGCTTCACCCCTTTAACATCTACAGAACTCTTCGAACGTTGAATCCTTCGCCATATGTCTTTTTCCTGTCATGCGCAGACTTTCACATTGTCGGTGCCTCACCAGAGTGTCTCATGAAGACTGATGGCTACGCTCCTCTACCTTCCGACTCTCGATTTGGTTACTCAGCAGCTGAGGCTCGATCAAGGCCCCGTATTGTTAACCATGCCATTGCCGGAACAATTCACCGCGGAAAGAATGCGGCTGAGGACGACAGATTGGCAGCTGAGCTTCTTGCATCCAAAAAGGATCGCGCTGAGCACGTCATGTTGGTTGACCTTGCTCGAAATGATGTGAACCGGGTTTGTCACCCTACTACCGTCAAGGTTGATCGACTTATGCGAATTGATCGCTTCTCTCACGTTCAGCACATCACCTCCGAGGTTTCAGGAGTGCTGCGGCCCGAATGCACACGCTGGGATGCCCTACGATCCATCTTCCCCGCTGGTACTGTGTCTGGAGCACCCAAAATCCGAGCCATGGAGTTGATCTACGATCTAGAGCAGGAGAAACGTGGAATCTACGCTGGAGCTGCCGGATGGTTCGGCTATGACATTGTCCGTGTCGACGATAGCAGCGAGCAGCAGGACAagatctttgttgatgaagggcCCATGGATACATGCATCGCCATTCGAACAATGCTTGTCAAGGACGGTGTTGCATACATGCAAGCCGGCGGTGGTATCGTCTACGACAGTGACCCTACAGACGAATGGATGGAGACGATGAACAAGTTGTCTGCCAACCTTCGCTGCGTGGAGCTGTCGGAGAGATactttggagatggagttaGCACCAAGACGGTAGAGGAGATTATTGCTATTGAAAGGAaaaagggagaagaggagatcaaggcagCTGAGCAGTAG